AATTTAACATTGGCTATGCCATTACAGTGTACCGGCTGGATGATTCTGACAGAGAAGGGTCTGTGAAGAGCTTTTCCCTGGGCCCGCTGAGGAAGGCTGTTACCCTGAACCCAGATAACACCTACATTAAGGTTTTTCTGGCACTGAAGCTTCAAGATGTACACGCAGAAGCCGAGGGGGAAAAGTATATTGAAGAAATCCTGGACCAGATATCATCTGAACCTTATGTCCTTCGTTATGCAGCCAAATTCTACAGGAGAAAAAATTCCTGGGACAAAGCCCTTGAACTTTTGAAAAAGGCCTTGGAAGTGACGCCAACCTCTTCTTTCCTGCACCACCAAATGGGACTTTGCTATAGGGCACAAATGATCCAAATCAAGAAGGCCACTCGCAACAGGCCTAAAGGAAAAGATAAACTGAAGGTTGATGGGCTGATTACATCTGCTATATTTCATTTCAAGGCAGCTGTGGAACGAGACTCCATGTTTGCATTTGCCTACACAGACCTGGCCAACATGTATGCTGAGGGAGGCCAGTATAGCAATGCTGAAGACATTTTCCAGAAAGCCCTTCGTCTGGAGAACATAACCGATGATCACAAACATCAAATCCACTATCACTACGGTCGCTTTCAGGAATTCCAccgtaaatcagaaaatactgcCATCCACCATTATTTAGAAGCCTTAAAAGTCAAAGATAGGTCGTCCCTACGTCCCAAGCTGACAAGTGCTCTGAAGAAATTGGCTACCAAGAGACTTGGTCACAATGCTTCAGATGTGCAGAGTTTAAGCGCCCTGGGGTTTGTTTACAAgctggagggagaaaagaggcaaGCTGCTGACTACTACGAGAGGGCCCAGAAGATAGATCCAGAAAATGCAGAATTCCTCAGTGCTCTCTGTGAGCTCCGACTTGCCGTGTAGCTGCATACCCTAAGGAATCAGCTTGAAGGCTCTTCTCTCCATTTTGGGTtcctatatttttgtttattgttttaatccattcattacaGAGCTAGTTTTTATTAAATGGTTATTGGGTACCAGGCATCATGTTAaatactttatatacattatgaCAAATCATTTgctgttttctactttttttttaattaaaatactataATTCATTAAGAAACAGCaacattctgcctgaccaggtggtggcgcagtggatagagcgttggactgggaagcagaggacccaggtttgagaccctgagatcgccagcttgagcgtgggctcatcttgtttgagcaaagctcaccagcttggacccaaggtcgctggcttgagcaagggattactcggtctgctgaaggcccgcggtcaaggcacgtatgggaaagcaatcagtgaacaactaaagtgttgcaacgaaaaactaatgattgatgcttctcatctctctccattcttgtctgtccctatttatcactctctctttctctctgtctctgtaaaaaaaaaaacaaccaaaaaaaaaaagaaacagcaacatTCCAACTATTGTAACGTTTAAAAATGCCATGGCCATTATGACTTTATACCCTTTATctctatttataataattttttgatTGTTTTGTCAACTTTCCCGTGTTACTTATGCAGTGAGTATAATCCTGCATAAATCTTTGATGCTTACATCGGGAACACTTTCAGAagtgcaaaattaatattaagttGTGTTCTTAATTATGTAGCTACAAAAGATGAAACTTTCCAGTTACAGATGTTTTGACTTTGATGGGGATATTTAACCATCAACTTCAAGAATCCTCTTTGTTGgaagaaaaaagttaataataataaaatgtttgtcatctctgatgattgaaataaaagaagaaactagaACATGAGAAATCAGAAGTATTATCTCCTAAAACGTTCATTAAGTAGCTAGAAAtagttatgagaaaaaaaattaattatagaaaATCATTAGTCTCAAGTTTCTCTTGATTCTTTCACTAGAAGAAAAAACTTGAACTAAATTTAAATGGAATTAATTGctcatttttttccaattataatTATAGTATATTTAATTATAACCATTGAGATAGAAAGTAGACcaatagaaaaattggaaaatatgaTAAGCAACTGTGTCAAGTGGAAGTCCCTTACCTATATGCCTAGATTACCAGGATTTCAGTGATTTAGTTTGGGGTCTCGACTGGGCTGAGTTCTCAAACCCCCAGTTTTTGATCTTTGGTGAACTGTTTTAGAATTCCACGTTATTTCTGTGAAGctttttcttttgaagttttCATACTGACATGTTTTCCTGTATATCCTCCAGGAATAGGTAAGCCCAGCTTTCAGTTTTAATATCCACCTTGAAGGGTCACCGTTTAAGGGCTCTTATTTCAGGGGACTTTTTAAATGGGGACGTTGCTAACAGTGGCTTTCTCTAATGGTTGTTTCTTTGATTGTATTTACCACCAGTATTAGTGGGAAAGTGTGCCATGTGATTTAACCCTCTATACCTCCAGTGTAGTTCTTAAAactctctgtgtatgtgtgtgtgtgtgtgttacttttGTGTAGTTCTTacaaaactctgtgtgtgtgtgttacttttGTGTAGTActtaaaactgtgtgtgtgttactttcgttatttttatttttatatgtttattatggCTTTGATGATTATAAAAGTAGTGAGTTATTGTAAAATTTCAAACAATGCAGAAGTATACGAAGTTTAAAATAAGAGCGCTCCCCTCACCCTACCCCAGTCTATACCTCCAAAGGTAAACTGTTAACAATTTGATTATATCCTTCCAGATAGTGTGTTCTATGCACCTTCAGTCATCCATATATATTGCAGTGTATCtcatgaattaaatttttttaacgtTTGTTTTACTTAAGTTCctgctgtttttgtttattttgctcattttatttgtttattaaagaaGGAAGAGCAGGGAAGGAAATGATCTTTActcaaatattttagaaattcaggactagaatattttattttgcagagGTCATTTTCCTTCATTGGAAATAATGTAATCAAGGTTATGCTCCCAAGTAGCCACTTGCCATGCAATAAAATACAGTTGTGGTATCAAAGATAGAACTAGAagcttctattttaaatattagacttTAAAGTCtatgaaattattaaaattcacttaatattaaaatattgaaatatataagtCATAACATGATAAAGTATAATATCAACATGTAAAAAACAGCTATAAACGTTGAACCaaaattaatgtttataataACTTCAAATTTTGTCAATAATTGTTCTTATCTTCCTAGAACTTATAACTAACTTAGAGGTAATTTCATAAACTCTTTGGTTTATAAAAGACCTCAGAGTTCACCTTAATCAATTAACCATCAAAACTAAGTTTTGATGGCTTGAACAGTCATCCTAAATGATAATTTCATTTCAGATAGTCCTTATTCTTAGAAATATATTCCTTCCATTTAACTGAATCTCTATGGCCTGAAGTTTACACATATTAGTCTGTATTTAGGGACCTCAAAGATCTTTTTTAGACAAACCAAAAATATGCCCAGGGAAGTGGTTGTAATTGCTCCTCAGGGTGATTTGACCCTTCTGGAAGAGAAAtgtctctttctcaaatctcCCTGGTGATCTTAGAAACTATTTTGTTGAACAGTAAAGCTATGCTGCCAGCCTCACAAAAGCTGAGAAGAACTTTTTCAAACAAAGGGAATCAGCTGGCAGGAAAACTGACTTCAGAGTAATGGAGCTCTTCAATATATTTTGTCTTCCGGGTGCAGAACTAGTCTTAGCAGTTGATCACATGCTATCTGCCAGAGTTTCAAAAATAGTAAAAGCAGTAACTGTTCTTTTCTAGACTGAGTTCATGCAAATTATCTCAGTTCAAGAAAAACTGCATAGACCCACAGAACTTTAAAACCAGGAGGACCCTGAGAAAAGGGCAGCTCTGGCCAACTTGACTGATAAGTAAGTTGGGACCCGGAATGATGATGTATGTTAAGGTTTTACAACTAATTAATTTCTTCTTGACCCTGGTTCAGCATCACTCTAACCTATTGGACAGTTCTTGcctataatcaataatatttgttAACCATTTAAACCTTAACTGACAGTTTATCTGGGCATGATAGGATTATGCCTGCATGACATTACCACAAGCAGACCCAAGGGTGGTTCTTTTATAGAGAATACTTATTGTTGAGATTAAAGAACATGACAGAAATATAAAACAGTAAAATGTGGCGTGTTCTTTTTCCAATTGGTAGATTATAAGTGCCCTCTATGTA
Above is a window of Saccopteryx bilineata isolate mSacBil1 chromosome 7, mSacBil1_pri_phased_curated, whole genome shotgun sequence DNA encoding:
- the IFIT5 gene encoding interferon-induced protein with tetratricopeptide repeats 5 yields the protein MSEVPKDSLKAILLELECHFTWNLLKEDIDLFDVEDTIGQQLEFLTTKSRLTLYNLLAYVKHLKGQNKDALECLEQAEEIIQREHSDKEEVRSLVTWGNYAWVYYHMEQLTEVQSYVDKVGNVCKKMASPCNYKLECPEIDCEKGWALLKFGGKYYQKAKASFEKALEVEPDNPEFNIGYAITVYRLDDSDREGSVKSFSLGPLRKAVTLNPDNTYIKVFLALKLQDVHAEAEGEKYIEEILDQISSEPYVLRYAAKFYRRKNSWDKALELLKKALEVTPTSSFLHHQMGLCYRAQMIQIKKATRNRPKGKDKLKVDGLITSAIFHFKAAVERDSMFAFAYTDLANMYAEGGQYSNAEDIFQKALRLENITDDHKHQIHYHYGRFQEFHRKSENTAIHHYLEALKVKDRSSLRPKLTSALKKLATKRLGHNASDVQSLSALGFVYKLEGEKRQAADYYERAQKIDPENAEFLSALCELRLAV